A single window of Mycobacterium sp. ITM-2016-00318 DNA harbors:
- a CDS encoding FAD-binding oxidoreductase, whose product MRDATVVIIGGGVMGTSTAYHLARAGVSGIVLLEANELASGSSGKPLGGVRAQFSDAANIELGARSLMAFERFTEEFGVDIGYQRVGYLFLFRDAADVARYQVSIELQNSLGVDSAMISASAAAELSPYVDAGTVVAAAWSPTDGFARPGVVVNAYAAAAARLGAEICTASPVVGIEEAQDGRVAVLTRDGRRYSTPTVICTCGAWSRQIGAMVDVDLPIEPLRRQIAFTAPLSPRPPRMPFTIDYSTTAYFHCDDDGSGLLVGIADKQQAVGFDTSATTDWHGLLRAALAQFAPTLTDVQFTSGWAGLYEMTPDCNALIGEADTAGFRFLYAAGFSGHGFLQGPAVGEAVRDLYLHAKPAVDVAAFDVRRFAGEYKRTELNII is encoded by the coding sequence ATGCGGGATGCGACGGTTGTGATCATCGGCGGCGGGGTCATGGGCACCAGCACCGCGTACCACCTCGCTCGCGCCGGTGTCTCCGGCATCGTGCTGTTGGAGGCCAACGAGCTGGCCTCAGGATCATCGGGCAAGCCTCTCGGCGGCGTCCGGGCGCAATTCTCGGATGCAGCCAACATCGAGCTCGGTGCACGCAGCTTAATGGCGTTCGAACGCTTCACCGAGGAATTCGGCGTGGATATCGGCTACCAGCGGGTCGGCTACCTGTTCCTGTTCCGCGACGCTGCCGACGTCGCCCGCTATCAGGTGAGCATCGAGCTGCAGAACTCTCTCGGCGTGGACAGCGCAATGATCTCCGCATCCGCGGCCGCCGAACTCTCGCCGTACGTCGACGCAGGCACCGTTGTCGCCGCGGCGTGGTCCCCCACCGACGGCTTCGCGCGCCCGGGCGTCGTGGTAAACGCCTACGCTGCTGCTGCCGCCCGGCTCGGCGCCGAGATCTGCACCGCCTCCCCTGTCGTCGGGATCGAGGAAGCGCAGGACGGCAGGGTGGCCGTGCTCACCCGCGATGGGCGCAGGTATTCGACTCCGACCGTGATCTGCACGTGTGGTGCCTGGTCGAGGCAGATCGGCGCGATGGTCGACGTGGATCTCCCGATCGAGCCGCTTCGTCGCCAAATCGCCTTCACCGCACCGCTTTCCCCACGGCCACCGCGTATGCCGTTCACCATCGACTACAGCACGACCGCCTACTTCCACTGCGACGACGACGGATCGGGGCTTCTGGTCGGTATCGCCGACAAACAACAAGCGGTGGGATTCGACACGTCAGCGACCACCGACTGGCATGGCCTGCTTCGCGCTGCGCTCGCGCAGTTCGCCCCGACGTTGACCGACGTGCAGTTCACCTCCGGCTGGGCCGGGCTGTATGAGATGACGCCGGACTGCAACGCCCTCATCGGCGAAGCGGACACGGCCGGGTTTCGATTCCTGTACGCGGCCGGATTCTCGGGGCACGGCTTCCTGCAGGGGCCCGCGGTGGGAGAGGCGGTCCGCGACCTTTATCTGCATGCCAAGCCCGCCGTCGATGTCGCCGCCTTCGACGTCAGACGGTTCGCGGGTGAGTACAAACGCACTGAACTCAACATCATCTGA
- a CDS encoding glycoside hydrolase family 6 protein: MFSDYGLSDRRIARCIAFFLIVAAVFGIGVFVEPAQVGPAPAVRLAADANPLAGSPFYVNPKSKARTAADGVDPRSPELDSVANTPTAYWMDNLSTPSVDAKYIADAQAAGTIPVLALYGIPHRDCGSFAAGGFGSGDAYRGWIDGVAGAIGSGPAAVILEPDALAMADCLSGDQRQERFDLMSYAVDRLTGNPATAVYVDAGHSRWVAADDMANRLNQVGVAKARGFSLNTANFFTTEESMGYGDAISQMTGGKPYVIDTSRNGAGPADGDMYWCNPSGRALGAAPTTDTGNGNVDAFLWVKRPGESDGSCNGGPGAGRFVNSYAIELARNAGQ, from the coding sequence ATCTTTTCCGATTATGGCCTCAGCGACAGGCGCATCGCGCGGTGCATCGCCTTCTTCCTTATAGTTGCCGCCGTTTTCGGCATCGGTGTTTTCGTCGAGCCGGCGCAGGTCGGCCCTGCTCCGGCGGTCCGCCTGGCCGCCGACGCGAACCCGTTGGCCGGATCGCCGTTCTACGTCAATCCCAAGTCCAAGGCCAGGACCGCTGCCGACGGAGTCGACCCGCGTAGTCCCGAACTGGATTCCGTCGCCAACACTCCGACGGCGTACTGGATGGACAACTTGTCCACCCCATCAGTGGACGCGAAGTACATCGCCGACGCGCAGGCTGCGGGCACCATTCCCGTGCTCGCGCTATACGGGATTCCGCATCGCGACTGCGGGAGCTTCGCCGCAGGCGGCTTCGGTTCGGGCGACGCCTACCGGGGCTGGATCGACGGCGTGGCCGGCGCCATCGGTTCAGGACCGGCGGCGGTAATCCTCGAACCCGATGCGCTCGCCATGGCCGACTGCCTGTCGGGTGACCAGCGCCAGGAGCGCTTCGACTTGATGAGCTATGCCGTCGACAGACTCACAGGCAATCCGGCGACGGCTGTGTACGTCGACGCCGGCCATTCTCGGTGGGTCGCCGCCGACGACATGGCCAACCGGCTCAACCAGGTCGGCGTCGCCAAGGCGCGGGGTTTCAGCCTCAACACCGCGAACTTCTTCACCACCGAAGAGTCGATGGGTTACGGCGACGCGATTTCTCAGATGACCGGCGGGAAGCCCTATGTCATCGACACGTCGCGCAACGGCGCAGGCCCGGCGGACGGCGACATGTACTGGTGCAATCCGAGCGGCCGCGCGCTCGGGGCCGCACCGACGACGGATACCGGGAACGGGAACGTCGACGCCTTCCTGTGGGTAAAGCGTCCCGGCGAGTCCGACGGGTCGTGCAATGGCGGGCCCGGCGCGGGGCGGTTCGTGAATTCTTACGCCATCGAGTTGGCACGCAACGCGGGTCAGTAG
- a CDS encoding response regulator gives MGGSELKVLVVDDDFRVANMHAGIVNALPGFTVTTTATTIAAARKADPVDLALVDVYLPDGSGIDFVRELRCDSMVLSAATDAPTIRAAMAAGALSYVVKPFAPADLAARLGGYARYRKILSGTNLGGKEVDTALDALRPKIAQAQSPTAVASPTKDLVLQALRASGQPMSSAEVSAEIGVSRATAQRYLSTLANSGEIKIQLRYGTTGRPEQEFLAVDKPPPRPQR, from the coding sequence ATGGGCGGCTCAGAACTGAAGGTGCTCGTGGTCGACGACGACTTCCGCGTCGCCAACATGCACGCGGGCATCGTCAACGCGCTGCCGGGCTTCACGGTGACGACGACCGCGACGACAATCGCCGCCGCACGGAAGGCGGACCCTGTCGACCTGGCGCTCGTGGACGTCTATCTGCCCGACGGCTCGGGTATCGATTTCGTCCGCGAGTTGCGCTGCGACAGCATGGTTTTGAGCGCCGCAACCGACGCACCCACCATTCGGGCGGCGATGGCGGCGGGGGCTTTGAGCTACGTCGTCAAACCGTTCGCGCCTGCAGATCTCGCCGCCCGACTGGGCGGATACGCGCGCTACCGCAAGATCCTGTCCGGCACCAACCTTGGCGGCAAGGAGGTGGACACGGCGCTGGACGCTCTGCGCCCGAAGATCGCGCAGGCCCAGTCCCCCACCGCCGTGGCGTCGCCGACGAAGGACCTTGTGCTGCAGGCGCTTCGCGCATCGGGGCAGCCGATGTCGTCAGCAGAGGTGTCGGCTGAGATCGGTGTCTCACGGGCGACCGCGCAGCGATATCTGTCGACGCTTGCCAACTCGGGTGAGATCAAGATCCAGCTCAGATACGGCACGACAGGGCGGCCCGAGCAGGAGTTCTTGGCTGTCGACAAACCGCCACCAAGGCCTCAGCGGTGA
- a CDS encoding sensor histidine kinase, translating to MVRMRRVDLRLATQVLVLQVAVVTLTLGLAGGMLAFFSHDRLASQYETQSLDVARAVAYAPAVRADVERYDATPLTPSPQLTEELANGPLQTLATEIQTHTHLLFVVITNNQGIRLSHPVPSELGKHVSTDPSEALAGREVVDREKGSLGRSVRAKVPVYAPNSGRVVGEVSVGISTETVHHQLWSDVRRAAILVGLALIIGIVGSVLLARRWRGLTLGLQPSEMAELIRGQAAVLHGIDEGVVAVDTQWKVTFVNDLACRMLEIDGETGRLVDDIGLTPRVLDVFRAAEPTPAIATVGERIVVVSARHVEREGRALGTVLVVRDRTDLESLTRQLDAVQLMSTVLRAQRHEFANRLHLLNGLLQSGHVDEASQYVEELLGSGPLGSAIPGIDAIRDAFLQAFLAAKAAAAREAGVTLTIGENTWVPGRLGLPVDVTTVLGNLLDNAIYAARTGAGESKIVEVELLQDDSTLHITVADSGDGVPPDFVEHVFTEGRSTKPDSGIPGGRGIGMALSRQITRALDGDIRLSSRGNPDAELCGAEFIARLPGVMVEEEAQWAAQN from the coding sequence ATGGTCCGGATGCGGCGCGTGGATCTACGCCTCGCCACCCAGGTGCTGGTGCTTCAGGTCGCGGTGGTGACGCTGACGCTGGGGCTGGCGGGCGGCATGCTCGCATTCTTCAGCCACGACCGCCTCGCCTCCCAATATGAGACGCAGTCGTTGGACGTGGCGCGCGCCGTCGCCTACGCACCAGCCGTCCGCGCCGACGTCGAGCGCTACGACGCCACCCCACTCACTCCGAGTCCCCAGCTCACCGAGGAGTTGGCCAACGGGCCGCTGCAGACGCTGGCCACCGAAATCCAGACACACACCCACCTGCTGTTCGTGGTCATCACCAACAATCAGGGCATTCGGTTGTCCCACCCTGTCCCCAGTGAACTCGGCAAGCACGTAAGCACCGATCCGTCGGAGGCGTTGGCAGGCCGGGAGGTGGTGGACCGCGAGAAGGGCAGTCTCGGCCGATCCGTTCGGGCGAAAGTTCCTGTGTACGCGCCGAACTCGGGCCGGGTGGTCGGCGAGGTCAGCGTCGGCATCTCCACTGAGACGGTGCACCATCAGCTGTGGTCGGATGTGCGCAGGGCAGCGATCCTGGTGGGTCTGGCGTTGATCATCGGCATCGTGGGCTCTGTGCTTCTGGCGCGACGGTGGCGTGGCCTGACGCTGGGCCTGCAGCCGTCGGAGATGGCCGAATTGATCCGCGGCCAGGCGGCGGTGTTGCACGGCATCGACGAGGGCGTGGTTGCCGTCGACACCCAGTGGAAGGTCACTTTCGTCAACGACCTCGCATGCCGGATGCTCGAGATCGACGGCGAGACGGGCAGGCTCGTCGACGACATCGGTCTCACGCCGCGTGTGCTCGACGTCTTCCGCGCTGCCGAGCCGACCCCCGCGATTGCCACCGTCGGCGAGCGGATCGTCGTGGTGTCGGCGCGACACGTGGAGCGGGAGGGACGAGCCCTTGGAACCGTTCTTGTGGTGCGTGATCGCACCGACCTCGAATCCCTGACCCGACAGCTCGACGCCGTGCAGTTGATGAGCACCGTCCTTCGAGCACAGCGCCACGAGTTCGCCAATCGCCTGCACCTGCTCAACGGCCTTCTGCAGAGCGGCCACGTCGACGAGGCGAGTCAATACGTGGAGGAGCTGTTGGGCTCGGGCCCGCTGGGGTCGGCGATTCCGGGTATCGACGCCATCCGCGATGCGTTTCTGCAGGCGTTCCTTGCGGCCAAGGCGGCCGCCGCTCGCGAAGCGGGCGTGACGCTGACGATCGGCGAGAACACCTGGGTGCCTGGCCGACTCGGGCTGCCGGTTGATGTGACGACCGTGCTCGGCAATCTGCTCGACAACGCGATCTATGCGGCGCGCACCGGTGCCGGCGAGAGCAAGATCGTTGAAGTCGAATTGTTACAGGATGATTCGACGCTGCACATCACCGTCGCCGACTCCGGCGACGGTGTGCCGCCCGATTTCGTCGAGCACGTGTTCACCGAAGGTAGGTCGACGAAGCCGGACTCCGGCATACCCGGGGGACGCGGTATCGGCATGGCGCTGTCCCGCCAGATCACCCGAGCGCTCGATGGCGACATCCGATTGTCGAGCCGCGGCAACCCCGACGCCGAATTGTGTGGCGCAGAGTTCATCGCCCGCCTGCCGGGCGTGATGGTAGAGGAGGAGGCCCAATGGGCGGCTCAGAACTGA
- a CDS encoding APC family permease, producing the protein MLMQADTDAARLRELGYEPELARTLSVRDLVIHGLIYMVPLAPIGVFGILYNMSAGAVAAVYVVAAVAMLFSAISYKEMAQVFPVSGSTYSYVSLGTNRFLGFVSGWAILLDYLLLPALLCVLSASAMTTIVPSIPAWVWVVFFVAVTAVTNLLGMNVTAKMNKYSLYIQLGILAVFLTWAAVLVMQGQAHLTLDPFHPHGGASWSVVAGAIPVAAFSFLGFDAVSTLNEEAKGGGKAVSKATMLVMYISTLLFVVQVYFACILVPNGTHYADGTAANNAFYDLVGDVMDNKFKLFIVLNSALFAALGNMAAANATASRLVFSMARDGHLPKLFAKVSGKHKVPVNAMVMICALALAIGIFGVRQASLLTTLVTFGALLSYILMHFSVIVHFFKRNGSRRWFTHVISPLLGAAILLVALWDADINAKIVGIIWLAIGLGVATYLRVSGRDLRTP; encoded by the coding sequence ATGTTGATGCAGGCCGATACCGACGCCGCGCGGTTGCGCGAACTCGGCTACGAGCCAGAACTCGCGCGCACTCTGTCGGTGCGCGATCTGGTGATACACGGACTGATCTACATGGTTCCGCTGGCACCGATCGGCGTCTTCGGAATCCTCTACAACATGTCGGCCGGGGCGGTCGCCGCGGTCTACGTCGTCGCTGCCGTCGCAATGCTGTTCAGCGCCATCAGCTATAAGGAGATGGCCCAGGTGTTTCCCGTCTCGGGATCGACCTACAGCTACGTCAGCCTCGGGACGAACCGCTTCCTCGGATTCGTTTCCGGCTGGGCGATCCTGCTGGACTACCTGTTGCTGCCTGCGCTGCTGTGCGTGCTCTCGGCGAGCGCGATGACCACCATCGTCCCGTCGATTCCCGCCTGGGTTTGGGTGGTGTTCTTCGTGGCGGTCACGGCGGTGACCAACCTGCTCGGGATGAACGTCACCGCGAAGATGAACAAGTACTCGCTCTACATCCAGCTCGGCATTCTCGCCGTGTTCCTCACCTGGGCAGCGGTTTTGGTCATGCAGGGGCAGGCACATCTGACACTCGACCCGTTTCACCCGCACGGCGGCGCGTCGTGGTCGGTGGTGGCGGGCGCCATCCCGGTGGCTGCGTTCAGCTTCCTCGGGTTCGACGCGGTGTCGACCCTCAACGAGGAGGCCAAGGGCGGAGGCAAGGCGGTGTCCAAAGCGACCATGCTGGTCATGTACATCTCGACGTTGTTGTTCGTCGTGCAGGTCTATTTCGCGTGCATCCTGGTGCCGAACGGAACCCACTATGCCGACGGGACCGCGGCCAACAACGCGTTCTACGACCTCGTCGGCGACGTCATGGACAACAAGTTCAAGTTGTTCATCGTGCTGAACTCGGCCCTGTTCGCGGCGCTGGGCAACATGGCCGCAGCCAACGCCACCGCGTCACGGCTGGTGTTCAGCATGGCGCGCGACGGTCACCTGCCCAAGCTGTTCGCCAAGGTGAGCGGCAAGCACAAGGTGCCGGTGAACGCGATGGTCATGATCTGCGCGCTGGCATTGGCGATCGGCATCTTCGGGGTCAGGCAGGCGAGCCTGCTCACCACGCTGGTCACCTTCGGAGCGCTGCTTTCATACATCCTGATGCACTTCAGCGTGATCGTTCACTTCTTCAAGCGCAATGGAAGCAGGCGGTGGTTCACCCATGTGATTTCCCCGCTGCTCGGTGCGGCGATCCTGCTCGTCGCGCTGTGGGACGCCGACATCAACGCCAAGATCGTCGGGATCATCTGGCTCGCCATCGGTCTCGGCGTCGCCACCTACCTTCGGGTGTCCGGTCGCGACCTCAGAACGCCCTAG